In one Leptospiraceae bacterium genomic region, the following are encoded:
- a CDS encoding peptidoglycan DD-metalloendopeptidase family protein — MKRQITKTLTTAAMLLLIVFNSHCADEKEDGFFELLFAKVTSDTGKATGTNTPDGPGTNPEPPPPKGEQTFTKTASFYINNQIITPELQTVNPVNPKRVLPNTLANSSNTKKINLKAMTGENIYLVKKDGYDLGLLRFKLDENGKMESLERNLLSQSGFQVVFDDGNKAIDEFYQPLREGEYKSTDYDGNENGFLNDYRGNKTYHDGRDSFRVNSNVYPEVFSSSNGKVVKTYSSCKEGAQTGCNNGLGNLVVVESYSEEKKKNLYFVYWHLSELNPRIKVGVNVSHQDVLGRMGSTGSRISFKYGVHLHFKIQTTLNYEAWGYADKASIEKYYIDPDKIGLISRNGSYRSFYGIETTTLSVKLGAKINLSYNTIGNINSVIISLKRDSEKGDVPNKNFYRHEVDLSNNGKASFDVPNNLNPANDWKLYLRDRETGIFNSSLFNLTVEPIDTGDGTTPPGPCKPGESKTLICEEPISNGMMIKTQNCNTSGIWILTPCAPNCNTGYHLENDICILDAACSPGQVDTQSCGYLLNGTSTKSRTCASNGQWGNFSTCITNCNSGYHPENGVCIQDAACSPGQVDTQSCGYLLNGTSTKSRTCASNGQWGNFSSCITNCNSGYHPENGVCTQDGICTPGQQESQSCSIANGSGSQTRTCGNDRYWGSWSSVCSPTSCYYNYHKENDSCILNEKSCSISNGAGKQYWQGSYWGTCTVIGCNSGYIQSGNSCVQQSALEIISGSTSYGSMTTWPYDSNVFKAVSVINASGNLVVTISKTNGAGLTNPGWYTVYDNTTGNGITSGTYSGGSIISITISRSWLKIGDNRLKIRLNTDPPINAVSVSDTEIKVKRNY, encoded by the coding sequence ATGAAACGTCAAATAACAAAGACCCTCACCACAGCAGCAATGCTTCTTCTTATTGTTTTCAACAGCCATTGTGCTGATGAAAAAGAGGATGGTTTCTTCGAATTACTCTTCGCAAAAGTAACTTCAGATACGGGAAAAGCTACAGGTACAAATACTCCGGATGGACCCGGTACGAATCCCGAACCTCCACCTCCAAAGGGAGAACAAACTTTCACTAAAACAGCAAGCTTCTACATAAATAACCAAATAATTACTCCGGAATTACAAACGGTGAACCCGGTAAACCCAAAAAGAGTTCTTCCAAACACACTTGCCAATAGCAGCAATACCAAAAAAATAAACTTGAAAGCCATGACCGGCGAAAACATCTACCTTGTGAAAAAAGACGGATATGACCTCGGTCTTTTAAGGTTCAAGCTCGATGAAAATGGTAAGATGGAAAGTCTGGAAAGGAACCTTCTTAGTCAAAGCGGTTTTCAGGTTGTCTTCGATGACGGCAACAAAGCGATAGACGAGTTCTACCAGCCTCTTCGGGAGGGTGAGTATAAATCTACTGACTATGACGGTAACGAAAACGGTTTTCTAAACGATTACAGGGGAAACAAAACCTACCACGATGGTAGAGACTCTTTCCGAGTAAATTCAAATGTCTACCCTGAAGTCTTCTCTTCTTCCAATGGGAAGGTGGTCAAAACCTATTCCTCCTGTAAAGAAGGGGCGCAAACCGGTTGCAATAATGGTCTCGGTAACCTTGTAGTAGTGGAAAGCTACAGCGAAGAGAAAAAGAAAAATCTTTATTTTGTCTACTGGCACCTCTCTGAGCTTAATCCGAGAATCAAGGTAGGTGTTAACGTAAGTCATCAAGATGTTCTCGGTAGAATGGGTTCAACAGGTAGCCGAATATCTTTCAAGTATGGTGTTCATCTTCACTTCAAAATCCAGACAACACTTAACTATGAGGCCTGGGGCTATGCAGACAAAGCTTCTATAGAAAAATACTACATCGACCCCGACAAAATTGGTCTTATTAGCCGAAACGGAAGCTACCGCTCCTTTTACGGAATTGAAACTACAACTCTTTCGGTAAAGTTAGGGGCAAAAATCAACCTTAGCTATAATACCATAGGAAACATTAATTCCGTAATAATTAGCCTGAAGAGAGATTCAGAGAAGGGTGATGTTCCTAATAAAAATTTTTATAGGCACGAAGTAGATCTTTCGAACAATGGAAAAGCAAGTTTTGATGTTCCTAATAATCTTAATCCCGCCAATGACTGGAAACTCTACCTCAGAGATAGAGAAACCGGCATTTTTAACTCATCTCTATTCAACCTGACGGTAGAACCCATAGATACAGGTGATGGAACGACACCTCCCGGACCCTGTAAGCCGGGAGAATCGAAAACTCTTATCTGTGAAGAGCCAATTTCGAATGGCATGATGATAAAAACCCAGAACTGCAATACAAGCGGAATTTGGATACTCACTCCCTGTGCACCAAATTGCAACACCGGCTACCACCTTGAAAATGATATCTGCATTTTGGACGCAGCCTGCTCACCCGGGCAGGTAGATACCCAGAGTTGTGGCTACCTCTTAAATGGTACTTCCACAAAGTCAAGAACCTGTGCCTCAAATGGGCAATGGGGTAATTTCTCAACCTGTATCACCAACTGCAACAGTGGTTACCACCCTGAAAATGGAGTTTGCATTCAGGACGCAGCCTGCTCACCCGGGCAGGTAGATACCCAGAGTTGTGGCTACCTCTTAAATGGTACTTCCACGAAATCAAGAACCTGTGCCTCAAATGGGCAATGGGGTAATTTCTCATCCTGTATCACCAACTGCAATAGCGGTTACCACCCTGAAAATGGAGTCTGCACTCAGGATGGGATCTGCACTCCGGGTCAGCAGGAAAGCCAATCCTGTTCGATAGCAAATGGGAGTGGTTCACAAACAAGAACCTGTGGTAATGATAGGTACTGGGGAAGCTGGTCTTCGGTTTGTTCTCCCACAAGTTGCTACTACAATTACCACAAGGAAAATGATTCCTGCATTCTGAATGAGAAGAGCTGCTCGATCTCAAACGGAGCCGGGAAACAATATTGGCAAGGAAGTTATTGGGGCACCTGCACGGTGATAGGCTGCAATAGCGGATACATCCAATCAGGAAACTCCTGCGTGCAACAGTCTGCTTTGGAGATTATCTCAGGCTCTACAAGCTACGGAAGTATGACAACCTGGCCTTATGATAGCAACGTTTTCAAAGCTGTTTCGGTAATCAATGCAAGTGGAAACCTTGTTGTTACGATAAGCAAAACAAATGGAGCGGGTCTTACAAACCCGGGCTGGTATACTGTCTATGATAACACTACGGGAAACGGCATCACCTCCGGAACATATTCAGGGGGAAGCATTATAAGCATCACTATCTCCAGAAGTTGGTTAAAGATAGGCGACAATCGCTTGAAAATCCGCCTGAATACAGATCCTCCGATTAATGCAGTCAGTGTAAGCGATACTGAAATCAAAGTGAAAAGAAACTACTAA
- a CDS encoding helix-turn-helix transcriptional regulator yields the protein MEKDGKKSVKSVLKKSFVQKLRTILDNKNISQKQFAEQMGKTTAQVSQILNVEHAALPTFDFLVKLKEIYTIDLNWLLSNDELQVKPALQNPHMSEIVLRNTINNDWFTPFIPGEVRYIKEELSNGMDINKFFHKMEEVEGRVYISNSFPSGLHREVKVKNNKKDSIDEERQEVLRKNPDLRNWEFYTVVSLLQFGFGRFAERFYSENTKIRILKRMMDYFKTGNKRELYFLDSSHSNQPDNFFYGFPITRLVNHDHIICTETNRYFRVERNEKRYNEILKLFTEKKDIVFLNSSNSLECIEVLRNCLINKKGNVKSFLSGLSSETREILERSYSNPF from the coding sequence ATGGAAAAGGATGGAAAAAAATCTGTAAAGTCGGTTTTAAAAAAAAGTTTTGTTCAGAAATTGAGAACCATACTGGACAATAAAAACATAAGTCAAAAACAATTTGCCGAACAGATGGGAAAAACTACAGCCCAGGTAAGCCAAATATTGAACGTGGAACATGCGGCTTTACCTACATTCGACTTTCTTGTCAAGCTAAAAGAAATCTACACAATTGATCTGAACTGGCTTCTCTCAAACGATGAACTCCAGGTCAAACCCGCTCTACAAAATCCGCACATGTCTGAAATCGTGTTGAGAAATACAATCAATAATGATTGGTTTACTCCCTTTATACCCGGTGAAGTACGCTATATCAAAGAAGAACTGAGTAATGGTATGGATATAAACAAATTCTTTCATAAAATGGAAGAAGTGGAAGGTAGAGTCTACATCAGCAATTCTTTTCCTTCAGGCTTGCACCGGGAAGTAAAGGTCAAGAATAACAAAAAAGACAGTATAGACGAGGAAAGACAGGAAGTTTTAAGAAAAAACCCTGATTTACGCAACTGGGAATTCTATACGGTAGTAAGTCTGTTGCAATTCGGTTTCGGAAGGTTTGCCGAAAGGTTTTACTCAGAAAACACCAAAATTCGGATTTTGAAGAGAATGATGGATTATTTCAAAACGGGGAATAAAAGAGAACTTTATTTTTTAGATAGCAGCCATTCCAATCAACCCGATAACTTCTTTTACGGCTTTCCAATAACAAGGCTTGTGAATCATGACCACATCATTTGTACGGAAACCAATCGTTACTTTCGGGTAGAAAGAAATGAAAAGAGATACAATGAAATCTTAAAGCTTTTTACGGAAAAAAAAGACATTGTCTTTCTTAATTCCAGCAATTCTCTTGAATGCATAGAAGTCCTGAGAAACTGCCTTATAAATAAAAAAGGGAATGTAAAAAGTTTTCTATCAGGACTTTCATCTGAAACCCGGGAAATCTTAGAAAGAAGTTACTCAAATCCATTCTGA
- a CDS encoding NACHT domain-containing protein, translating to MPVSHSKEIIIPNCDYTEEEYEKIKNRVKLDRDTYRDFRDNLQFFWESYELARGSAVLENRVRFFGEGLTTALVFRCEALIEGTAESHVRVMKYDMAENIEKEIENFKNTVHKGEEIYPGLEVIIKLPRKKAILPMKSANDSSGADSSYSVIEFLWQKYKSERNHLFHRGSMIAEAIEQVYEGLFHTFYRIETGLHFVEGKSLYEYYYPKVNLKKLNPKADEHRSYFEASCKYLGEDVSIYETFLNPEVSYRPLETGHAIHGDLNPFNILLAVKNKKTEIRPMLIDFFEIKFVSKDDWCPLLHDFARLESQIVFYYFHFLYEEETDKTEASFRLLLSEFEKLMVLLNSGEYRAIQSSKPENLNSDALKYIFRILYSLRKFVIENCPDENIEEYYANYIYAAMSFSFFFLKFTSENGMEIKRHFALKAAFVHRRTLESLSNLKFFTLFRMRKVDRLSIDDSLLSFLEEEKDTYLPPEDEIEAILDFLKKKEKQFLILEGVPGVGKTSLSKYMSLFLNAEIPEKSLEVDTFCLPFFFGSDKNLCNEREIYPVFSRKLLEAFPVRLPEELENSLDESKKFFKILNLVYHEHLKDKSQLIFWFDAINEYEGLELKNVISNIYPSDVRLVVSTRPGNEKLRKFLKSTKHEYMEIKHFSETELIHFFERNEMNLEEDVYRLIFQRTGGLQVAVKVIYEMLLEEEGKPAKLHKETLKEDLQNLHVSEDDYSGLYEFYLKINENIRAKSGEKDIAKRLLLTLSLAHSPLSIEQLYRINLHSLKAKLSEFEEDALDELRSELQKISEIVLKDESGRYRLFHPTFEEFLREKYKQSLEKVIEGFCAYLLSYADYPEGTKDFLYCIQFGGVHLYEWAEKYGERYKEALHTLFLSVLNLEEEQHKIWKKMLGESGYFIVLHRNWKEEFIFKNLLSSLKTRGLSSQAKYQFAELLGSMGKRVEDFGFKSSWSLFYFEDSLNIRKELIALEPDRTDFKRDYASSLFFLSFLLYEAGENEKGTIKTEEALMIAESLLQKEPEHIKSAILLFGFYVRLFSLSKENEFLSKALQTLQPFYEAERLPQEFLELYETLKKELET from the coding sequence ATGCCGGTGAGTCATTCAAAAGAAATTATCATTCCGAATTGTGATTATACAGAGGAAGAATATGAGAAAATTAAAAATCGTGTTAAACTCGATAGGGACACCTACAGGGACTTTCGGGATAACTTGCAATTTTTTTGGGAGAGTTATGAACTTGCCAGAGGTTCGGCGGTTTTAGAAAACCGTGTACGTTTCTTTGGAGAAGGTCTGACAACGGCTCTTGTTTTTCGTTGTGAAGCCCTGATTGAAGGCACAGCCGAGTCTCATGTCAGGGTGATGAAATATGACATGGCAGAGAACATTGAAAAGGAAATTGAGAATTTTAAGAATACCGTTCATAAAGGAGAAGAAATTTATCCCGGTCTCGAAGTCATCATAAAGCTTCCCCGTAAAAAAGCGATTCTTCCCATGAAATCAGCAAACGATTCTTCAGGGGCGGATAGTTCCTACAGTGTGATTGAGTTTCTCTGGCAAAAATATAAGAGTGAGAGAAACCATCTCTTTCACAGGGGAAGCATGATTGCTGAAGCCATTGAACAGGTATACGAAGGTCTATTTCACACATTTTACCGGATTGAAACCGGGCTTCATTTTGTTGAAGGTAAAAGTCTGTATGAGTATTACTATCCCAAGGTTAATCTAAAAAAGTTAAACCCGAAGGCGGACGAACACAGGTCCTATTTTGAAGCCAGCTGTAAATATTTAGGGGAAGATGTTAGCATCTATGAAACCTTTTTAAACCCGGAGGTTTCCTACCGGCCTCTTGAAACAGGACATGCCATCCACGGGGACTTAAATCCTTTTAATATTTTACTCGCTGTGAAAAATAAGAAGACAGAAATTCGGCCCATGCTCATTGACTTTTTTGAAATTAAGTTTGTTTCAAAGGATGATTGGTGTCCCCTTTTGCATGACTTTGCCCGTCTCGAATCCCAGATTGTTTTTTATTACTTTCATTTTCTTTACGAAGAAGAGACAGACAAAACGGAAGCGTCCTTTCGACTGCTGTTAAGCGAGTTTGAAAAGCTGATGGTCTTGCTGAATTCAGGAGAATACCGGGCAATTCAGTCTTCTAAGCCGGAAAATCTAAACTCTGATGCTCTCAAGTATATTTTTAGAATCTTATATTCCTTGCGAAAGTTTGTTATAGAAAATTGTCCTGATGAAAATATAGAAGAATACTATGCAAACTATATCTATGCTGCCATGTCCTTCTCGTTTTTCTTTTTAAAGTTTACGAGTGAGAACGGCATGGAAATCAAAAGACATTTTGCTTTAAAGGCTGCTTTTGTACACAGGCGTACTTTAGAAAGCTTAAGTAATTTGAAATTTTTTACTCTCTTCCGGATGAGAAAAGTGGACAGACTTTCTATAGACGATTCGCTTTTGAGTTTTTTGGAAGAAGAAAAAGATACTTACCTTCCACCTGAAGATGAGATTGAAGCTATATTAGATTTTTTGAAGAAAAAAGAAAAACAGTTTTTAATTCTTGAAGGTGTGCCGGGGGTCGGAAAAACGTCTCTTTCCAAATATATGTCACTTTTCTTAAACGCAGAAATCCCGGAAAAGAGTTTAGAAGTCGATACGTTTTGTCTGCCTTTCTTCTTTGGAAGTGATAAAAATCTCTGTAATGAAAGAGAAATTTACCCTGTATTTTCGAGGAAGCTTTTAGAGGCCTTTCCTGTCAGGTTGCCTGAGGAACTGGAAAACTCTTTAGACGAATCGAAAAAGTTTTTCAAGATACTGAATCTTGTTTACCACGAACACCTGAAAGATAAGAGTCAGCTTATCTTCTGGTTTGATGCTATCAATGAATATGAGGGACTCGAACTCAAGAATGTGATTTCGAATATTTACCCTTCAGATGTCAGGCTGGTCGTGAGTACCCGTCCCGGTAACGAGAAGCTAAGAAAATTTTTAAAATCCACTAAGCATGAGTATATGGAGATAAAGCATTTCTCGGAAACCGAACTTATTCATTTCTTTGAAAGAAACGAAATGAACCTGGAGGAAGATGTATACAGGCTTATCTTTCAAAGAACAGGGGGCTTACAGGTTGCGGTAAAAGTAATCTATGAAATGCTTCTCGAAGAAGAGGGAAAACCCGCCAAGTTACATAAGGAAACTTTGAAGGAGGATTTACAAAACTTGCATGTAAGCGAGGACGACTACAGCGGTCTCTATGAGTTCTATTTGAAAATTAATGAGAATATCAGGGCTAAGTCTGGGGAAAAAGATATAGCGAAAAGGCTCCTTTTAACATTAAGTCTCGCCCATTCTCCCTTGAGTATTGAACAGCTTTATAGGATTAATCTTCATTCTCTCAAAGCAAAGCTTTCGGAATTTGAAGAGGATGCTCTCGACGAGTTAAGATCCGAGCTTCAAAAAATATCCGAAATTGTATTGAAGGATGAGAGTGGAAGATATCGTTTGTTTCATCCGACTTTTGAAGAGTTCCTGAGAGAGAAGTATAAGCAGAGCCTTGAAAAGGTTATCGAAGGCTTCTGTGCGTATTTACTATCCTATGCGGATTATCCCGAAGGGACTAAAGACTTCCTGTATTGTATACAATTTGGCGGTGTTCATCTCTACGAATGGGCTGAAAAATACGGAGAAAGATACAAAGAGGCCTTGCATACCTTATTTCTTTCGGTTCTTAACCTGGAGGAAGAACAGCATAAAATATGGAAGAAAATGCTCGGCGAATCCGGGTATTTTATTGTTTTACACCGGAACTGGAAAGAGGAATTCATATTTAAGAATCTTCTGAGTTCTTTAAAGACCCGGGGTTTATCTTCTCAGGCTAAATATCAATTTGCAGAATTATTGGGAAGTATGGGAAAGAGAGTTGAGGACTTTGGTTTTAAATCAAGCTGGTCTTTGTTCTATTTTGAAGACTCTCTGAATATTAGGAAAGAATTAATAGCCTTAGAACCCGATAGAACCGATTTCAAAAGAGACTATGCGAGTTCGCTCTTCTTTTTAAGCTTCCTTCTATACGAAGCCGGTGAGAATGAAAAAGGGACAATCAAGACAGAAGAAGCCCTTATGATAGCTGAATCGCTGTTGCAAAAGGAACCGGAACACATCAAGTCTGCTATACTTCTCTTCGGTTTTTATGTCCGGCTTTTTTCTCTCTCAAAAGAAAATGAGTTTTTAAGTAAAGCCTTACAAACCCTACAGCCTTTTTATGAAGCAGAAAGGCTTCCTCAGGAATTTTTAGAGCTTTATGAAACCTTGAAAAAAGAACTGGAAACTTGA
- a CDS encoding Ig-like domain-containing protein, translating to MKKSIVLLIVPFFFLNCPGEKKEDLANTFIHSCVLSQTGPCAKPDTVAPKFAGVLTYKADSATSGILTVPEVTDDLTKKEDIREIILKTSDEPKSTQELRTLIEKNTILSGKMFGKVPLDKLKPGDYITLVAEDRSKNLSFISIKIPSYIPPVGGESYDETPVKGGTGTGTGTGTGTGTGTGTGTGTGTGTGTGTGTGTGTNPPVANNDTYTIAYNSSVSTNILANDTPSSGLSIASVNTAGLKGSYNQANGIFTAQANFAGTTSFTYTVKNASGQISNVANCSFTITCPLDSHESNNTCVKNELVCPLNTHEENNQCLPNTKACSGSNGTGTMSWSNGSWGNCILDSCNTGHYLSGGFCYPWVCTPNSTTSFSCYVPYGTGSYTKTCNSTGSAYSSQTSCQVLSCDSGREIVNGSCQLKKICTPGSTKQVSCSAKYASSAYRTDTCSSDGMSWISGTKCVISSCQSGLFHDTLSNKCQDISVTSDSTVYAYESVENTIAGRYYTAENDYLLHVLVELKKLDGTGVKCPGVIKVYETSCYYSTSDPELVGSYVSTNSYGAGSFPYAYLRPGTDGQTKCYRLKTIADANSVCEGSKTFSKYPFKVIGRF from the coding sequence ATGAAAAAGTCAATCGTTTTATTGATAGTTCCTTTCTTCTTTTTGAACTGTCCGGGAGAGAAGAAAGAAGATTTGGCAAATACATTTATTCATTCTTGCGTTCTGTCTCAAACGGGACCCTGTGCAAAGCCGGATACAGTAGCACCTAAATTTGCTGGAGTTTTGACTTACAAGGCAGATTCAGCCACGAGCGGAATTCTTACTGTGCCGGAAGTCACGGATGATCTTACAAAGAAAGAAGACATTCGGGAGATAATACTCAAAACTTCCGATGAACCCAAATCGACACAGGAACTCAGGACGCTTATAGAAAAGAATACGATTCTCTCCGGGAAAATGTTTGGAAAAGTTCCTTTAGATAAGCTAAAGCCGGGAGACTACATTACTCTTGTTGCAGAAGACCGGAGTAAGAACCTGAGTTTTATTTCAATCAAAATTCCGTCTTATATTCCACCGGTCGGAGGAGAATCGTATGATGAAACTCCGGTAAAAGGTGGAACAGGCACAGGAACCGGCACAGGAACTGGAACAGGAACAGGAACAGGAACAGGAACAGGAACAGGAACAGGAACCGGAACCGGAACCGGAACCGGAACCGGAACGAATCCACCCGTGGCAAATAATGATACCTACACAATAGCCTATAACAGCTCTGTATCAACGAATATATTAGCAAATGATACACCATCTTCCGGATTGAGTATTGCTTCTGTCAATACAGCCGGACTCAAGGGAAGCTATAACCAGGCAAATGGAATCTTTACCGCACAGGCTAATTTTGCCGGCACCACATCGTTTACCTACACAGTTAAAAATGCAAGCGGTCAGATTTCTAATGTAGCAAACTGCTCGTTTACGATAACCTGTCCCCTGGATAGCCACGAGTCAAATAATACCTGTGTTAAAAACGAGTTAGTCTGTCCCTTAAACACACATGAAGAAAATAACCAGTGTCTGCCGAACACAAAAGCCTGTTCGGGCTCGAACGGAACAGGAACCATGAGCTGGTCTAATGGAAGCTGGGGAAATTGTATATTAGATTCATGTAATACAGGACATTACCTTTCAGGAGGGTTTTGCTACCCCTGGGTCTGCACGCCGAACTCTACTACAAGTTTTTCCTGTTATGTTCCCTACGGAACCGGAAGCTACACAAAAACCTGTAACTCCACCGGCAGTGCCTATAGCAGCCAGACATCCTGTCAGGTACTTAGCTGTGATAGCGGACGTGAAATTGTAAATGGAAGCTGTCAGTTAAAGAAGATTTGCACTCCCGGCTCTACAAAACAGGTAAGCTGTTCTGCGAAATACGCCAGCTCCGCCTATAGAACCGATACCTGTTCTTCCGACGGTATGAGCTGGATAAGCGGTACAAAATGTGTAATCTCTTCCTGCCAGTCCGGCTTATTTCATGATACACTATCAAATAAATGTCAGGACATCAGCGTTACATCAGACTCGACTGTATATGCTTATGAGTCAGTAGAAAATACTATCGCCGGAAGATACTATACAGCAGAAAATGATTACCTGCTTCATGTCCTGGTAGAATTGAAAAAGCTCGATGGTACCGGGGTGAAATGTCCGGGAGTCATTAAGGTCTATGAAACCTCCTGCTACTACAGCACAAGCGATCCGGAATTAGTAGGAAGCTATGTTTCAACTAACTCGTACGGAGCCGGCTCTTTTCCCTATGCTTACTTACGCCCCGGAACAGACGGACAAACCAAGTGCTACAGGTTAAAAACCATAGCCGACGCAAATTCCGTTTGTGAAGGTTCAAAAACGTTCTCAAAATATCCTTTCAAAGTAATAGGAAGGTTTTAA